In Mercurialis annua linkage group LG5, ddMerAnnu1.2, whole genome shotgun sequence, a single genomic region encodes these proteins:
- the LOC126681664 gene encoding uncharacterized protein LOC126681664: MRIISDRYQSIKNAIESVFAGEVQHDICIYHLLSNMKSKFKRNQKTIKDLFKAATRAYTKEEFNTHMTELNNINPVVISYLKEAGFKRWAVSHSVKKRYNIMTSNTAESFNTAVNRTRELPVTMLMEYLRSLVQRWSYKNRILARGTFTILTTKYDSLLRENYIDSLKIEVHPSDDDIFTVTESGKPSTVNIKEKSCTCNRYQEEMTPYKHAAVVFNYKHQDLTEYCSKYFTNEEMLATYAETVYPIPKEETWEVTAEVEDVIVLPPIGRIKPGRPKNRRIKGATEQKNQNKCSRCEKYGHNRKTSRNIPKKG, from the exons ATGCGTATAATTTCAGACAGATATCAGAGCATTAAAAATGCAATAGAGAGTGTTTTTGCTGGAGAAGTTCAACATGATATTTGCATATATCATTTACTAAGTAACATGAAAAGCAAATTCAAAAGGAATCAGAAGACAATTAAAGATCTGTTCAAAGCAGCAACAAGAGCTTATACAAAGGAAGAATTTAATACTCATATGACAGAGCTTAACAATATAAATCCAGTAGTTATATCTTATCTCAAGGAAGCAGGATTCAAAAGGTGGGCAGTTTCACATTCTGTGAAAAAAAGATATAACATAATGACTTCAAATACGGCTGAGTCATTTAATACAGCAGTAAATAGGACAAGAGAATTACcagttaccatgcttatggaATACTTGAGAAGCTTGGTACAAAGATGGAGCTACAAAAACAGAATTCTTGCTAGAGGAACTTTCACAATATTGACTACCAAATATGATTCTCTGCTAAGGGAAAATTATATTGATTCCCTCAAAATCGAG GTTCATCCATCTGATGATGACATATTCACTGTTACTGAAAGTGGTAAACCCTCCACTGTTAACATCAAGGAAAAATCTTGCACATGCAACAGATATCAAGAAGAAATGACTCCATATAAACATGCTGCTGTTGTATTCAATTACAAACATCAAGACCTAACTGAATATTGCTCAAAGTATTTCACAAATGAAGAAATGCTTGCTACATATGCAGAAACTGTATATCCGATTCCTAAAGAAGAAACATGGGAAGTCACTGCAGAGGTTGAAGATGTCATTGTCTTACCTCCTATAGGAAGAATTAAACCTGGAAGACCAAAAAATAGAAGAATAAAAGGTGCAACTGaacaaaagaatcaaaataAGTGCAGCAGATGTGAAAAATATGGACATAATCGTAAGACTTCTAGAAATATTCCAAAAAAAGGCTAG